A stretch of Candidatus Macondimonas diazotrophica DNA encodes these proteins:
- a CDS encoding alpha-E domain-containing protein, with product MLSRMAENMYWFARYLERAENTARLVTVTTNLMLDLPRRIATDWEPLIDITGSRDVFMERHGEMSEHRVVQFLLADRANPGSLISSLAKARENLRTTRDIVPAEAWEQLNRIHLIVQDKMGEGLSRRGRHEFLQAIIGHCQQIVGLLHGAMSRDEAFEFMRLGRYLERADMTTRIIDVRSGDLLAEMPTDLMAYSRMQWMSVLKSLTAYQMYRRLVRSRVSGVDVMRFLLREERFPRSVQACIRTQEDCLSKLPHNEAPLRAVAQLRGMLQRADIGALAHESGTLHLFMDELQLKLAECHNAIAATYFSLEPVPAGASSTKVISVPPATATQAQSQAQRLH from the coding sequence ATGTTGTCGCGAATGGCCGAGAATATGTACTGGTTTGCCCGCTATCTGGAGCGGGCCGAAAATACCGCCAGACTGGTGACGGTAACCACCAATCTGATGCTGGATCTGCCCCGGCGGATTGCCACCGACTGGGAGCCGCTGATCGATATCACCGGCAGCCGCGACGTATTCATGGAACGGCACGGCGAGATGAGCGAACATCGCGTGGTGCAGTTCCTGCTGGCCGATCGCGCTAATCCCGGCTCACTGATCAGCTCGCTTGCCAAAGCGCGCGAAAATCTTCGCACGACGCGCGATATCGTGCCTGCCGAGGCCTGGGAACAGCTCAACCGGATTCATCTGATCGTCCAGGACAAGATGGGCGAGGGGCTGTCACGCCGGGGACGCCATGAGTTTCTGCAAGCCATCATCGGTCATTGCCAGCAGATCGTCGGATTGCTGCATGGCGCCATGAGTCGGGACGAGGCATTCGAGTTCATGCGTCTGGGGCGCTACCTGGAACGCGCCGACATGACTACCCGCATCATCGATGTCCGATCCGGGGATCTGCTGGCGGAGATGCCGACTGACCTGATGGCCTACAGCCGCATGCAGTGGATGAGTGTGCTCAAATCGCTCACGGCCTACCAGATGTACCGGCGTCTGGTGCGCAGCCGGGTGTCCGGCGTCGACGTGATGCGTTTTCTGCTCAGAGAGGAGCGCTTCCCTCGGTCGGTCCAGGCCTGCATTCGGACCCAAGAGGATTGCCTGTCGAAGCTGCCTCATAATGAGGCGCCCTTGCGTGCCGTTGCCCAATTACGGGGCATGCTGCAGCGTGCGGACATCGGTGCGCTGGCACACGAGTCCGGGACCCTGCATCTGTTCATGGATGAACTGCAGCTCAAGCTCGCCGAATGTCACAACGCGATTGCAGCGACCTACTTCAGCCTTGAACCCGTCCCGGCTGGTGCATCGTCCACCAAGGTGATTTCCGTTCCGCCTGCCACCGCGACACAAGCCCAATCGCAGGCTCAGCGGCTGCACTGA
- the hemB gene encoding porphobilinogen synthase encodes MNDAVFPRIRMRRMRQDAFSRRLMREQTLLPGDLIWPVFVLDGAGRREPVASMPGVERVSLEILQETLAPLVAMGLPAVALFPVVPAPCKSLLAEAAYDPDGLVQCAVRTLRQTFPELGIITDVALDPYTRHGQDGILGESGRILNDETVEVLVRQALSHADAGAQVVAPSDMMDGRVGAIRAALEAAGHSDTRILAYAAKYASAFYGPFREAVGSAAALGKADKCTYQMDPANSDEALREVALDLAEGADMVMVKPGMPYLDVVRRVKDRFGVPTLAYQVSGEYAMLMAAARAGWLDERAVVMESLLAFKRAGADAILTYFAPRALRWLHDDATGGGR; translated from the coding sequence GTGAACGATGCCGTGTTTCCTCGCATCCGTATGCGTCGCATGCGCCAGGATGCCTTTTCCCGGCGCCTGATGCGTGAGCAGACATTGCTTCCGGGCGATCTCATCTGGCCGGTGTTCGTGCTGGATGGGGCCGGCCGGCGTGAGCCTGTGGCCTCGATGCCGGGTGTCGAGCGTGTGAGCCTGGAGATCCTGCAAGAGACCCTGGCGCCACTGGTTGCCATGGGTCTCCCGGCGGTTGCCTTGTTTCCGGTGGTACCTGCACCATGCAAATCCCTGCTGGCCGAAGCGGCCTATGACCCGGATGGATTGGTGCAATGCGCGGTTCGCACATTGCGCCAGACATTTCCCGAACTCGGCATCATCACCGACGTGGCACTCGATCCTTACACGCGCCATGGCCAGGACGGGATCCTGGGTGAGAGCGGGCGCATACTCAACGACGAAACGGTCGAAGTGCTGGTCCGGCAAGCCTTGTCGCATGCCGATGCAGGTGCTCAGGTCGTGGCGCCTTCGGACATGATGGACGGGCGGGTCGGCGCCATTCGCGCCGCGTTGGAGGCTGCCGGGCATTCGGATACCCGCATTCTCGCCTATGCAGCGAAATACGCTTCGGCCTTCTACGGCCCGTTCCGTGAGGCGGTGGGTTCCGCAGCCGCGCTGGGAAAGGCCGACAAGTGCACCTATCAGATGGATCCCGCCAACAGCGATGAGGCCCTGCGCGAGGTGGCGCTCGATCTCGCGGAAGGTGCGGATATGGTGATGGTCAAGCCGGGAATGCCCTATCTCGACGTGGTGCGGCGGGTGAAGGACCGTTTCGGTGTCCCCACACTGGCTTATCAGGTGAGTGGCGAATACGCCATGCTCATGGCTGCGGCGCGGGCGGGTTGGCTCGATGAACGGGCGGTTGTGATGGAATCCCTTCTGGCCTTCAAGCGAGCCGGTGCCGACGCCATTCTGACCTATTTTGCGCCGCGGGCATTGCGCTGGCTGCATGACGACGCTACAGGAGGCGGGAGATGA
- the aroE gene encoding shikimate dehydrogenase, with protein sequence MTDRYAVIGNPVAHSKSPLIHQLFAAQTGQDMVYEKRLAPLEGFGVAVREFLAEGGKGLNVTVPFKAEAFVMVDVCSPRATQASAVNTIGIGVDGRLWGDNTDGIGLVRDLKDALGWLLCERRLLVLGAGGAACGILGPLLEEGPRELVVANRTPDRAEALAARFHSLGPVRGCGLHDLFGIGAFDLILNATSASLSNALPVLPLGLVASHTQCYDLAYGREPTEFQRWAWAQGAAGAEDGLGMLIEQAAFSFELWRGVRPDTAPVQAALRQKALEPKDSNA encoded by the coding sequence ATGACCGATCGTTACGCCGTGATCGGTAATCCCGTCGCCCATAGCAAGTCGCCGTTGATCCATCAACTGTTCGCCGCGCAGACCGGGCAAGACATGGTCTACGAGAAGCGCTTAGCGCCGCTGGAGGGGTTTGGCGTGGCGGTTCGCGAATTTCTGGCCGAGGGCGGGAAAGGACTCAATGTGACAGTGCCGTTCAAGGCCGAGGCCTTTGTGATGGTGGATGTCTGCTCGCCGCGCGCCACGCAAGCCAGCGCGGTGAACACGATAGGTATCGGTGTCGACGGCCGTTTGTGGGGCGACAATACCGATGGGATCGGATTGGTCCGTGACTTGAAAGACGCTCTGGGTTGGCTGTTATGCGAGCGTCGTTTGCTGGTGCTTGGCGCCGGAGGCGCGGCATGCGGCATCCTGGGGCCTCTGCTGGAAGAGGGGCCACGGGAACTCGTGGTCGCCAACCGCACCCCCGATCGAGCGGAAGCATTGGCGGCGAGATTCCACTCTCTGGGGCCGGTGCGCGGCTGTGGTTTGCACGATCTGTTCGGCATCGGCGCTTTCGATCTGATCCTCAATGCGACATCCGCCAGCTTGTCCAACGCGCTGCCGGTGCTGCCGCTGGGCCTGGTGGCCAGTCACACGCAGTGTTACGACCTGGCCTACGGTCGGGAGCCGACGGAATTTCAGCGCTGGGCGTGGGCACAGGGCGCAGCGGGCGCCGAGGATGGTCTGGGCATGCTCATTGAACAGGCGGCATTCTCGTTTGAGCTCTGGCGTGGCGTGCGCCCGGATACCGCACCGGTCCAGGCTGCCTTGCGACAGAAGGCTCTGGAGCCCAAGGACAGCAACGCTTGA